The genome window TTCAGGTTGTATATTCTCATGAGGAGCTTAGCAGACACTTTTCCTACTCAGGAGTTGTTTACTCAGTCTCTTCATTGCCACCTTCATGTCTTTGTTCCTCAGTGTGTAAATGACAGGGTTCAGGATAGGTGTAATCATGAAGTCCACAATGGCAAGAAACTTATCCACTGGGACATTAGGAAATGGCcatatgtacacaaacatgcatggtccaaagaacaaaaccaccacagagatgTGAGCAGAAAGTGTGGACAGGGCCTTGGACAAACTGCCCAAGGATTGTTTCCATACAGTGAACAGTATGAAGATGTAGGAGACAATCAATAAGAAAAAGGTAGTGACAGAAATTAATCCACTGTCAGCAGTAACCAAGAACTCCATTCTGTAGGTGTCTGTGCAGGCAAGTTTGATGAACCTAGGAAGGTCACAGTAAAAACTATCTATCTCATTCGAACCACAAAAAGGCAAATGGACAACAAAAGCTAACTGAGCCACTGAGTGAATGAGACCAATAATCCATGCACCAATCAGAAGCAAAAGGCACATTCGTGGGCTCATGATGGTCAGGTAGTAGAGGGGCTTGCATATGGCCACATATCTGTCCCAGGCCATGGCTACCAGCAACACCATCTCACATGCCCCCAGGACATGAAGGACAAATATTTGGAAGATACAGCCCTGGAATGAAATGGTATTATTCCTGGAGTACAGATCAGAAATCAACTTAGGAACAGTTGAGgtagaaaaacaaaagtcaacaAATGAAAGATTGGCTAAAAGAAAGTACATGGGTGAATGTAAATGAGAGTCAAAGACAACTGTAATCACAACTGAGAAATTCCCCAGAAAAATTGTTGCATATGATATTGTAGAAAATGCAAAGAGGAAACATTGTGTTGGTCTGTAGATTGATAATCCCAGGAATACAAACTCAGATACTTCAGAGTAATTTGCTTCATTCATTGGATCTTTCTTGAGTTATCTACAATACTCCAAACAAAGCAGGCAAAGCAGTtaccagaaataataaaataataacctagcagtggaatattttatttgtgaactcattacaataaaatgattttatattaaaaagtataatttaaaataaataactattgaAAGAAATGCACATAAATtgtttcaaattaataaaaataattcttcatgATCTTCCATATTTTGAAGAACTAATGTCTCTATTCTACTAATATCCATTATGAGTATATACTATATCCCAATACTATGTTATATCCTTTGGTAAAATGGTGGCCCTGTTTCTGGCAGAATTACAGGCACATTGAATACTTTAAGAGTGAACAActttaaacacaaacaaaaccttgatgactaagatgaagaaaaaccaaaggaGAAGCGTTGGTTTATATCAGTGGTGTCTGCCTGAAGAGGAATTAGAGTATCCAAGGATTGAATTGTCCTCTGCAATGACCTTGAGACAAGGGAAGTGCATCAAGGGCCGAGTAAGCACTTGTGTTAAGAACTTTGCTGTTTTATCCTAAGAACAATCTTAGTCACCATACAAATGGTAAATCGACTTTTGTGCTATCTGAGGAAACATAAACAGAAGGGTTAATGGTTATTAATTTCCACTTGCTATCAATTTCTTCATAATCTGATGAAGTTCTATAAATAAGACAGTGAGCGGAAAGAGTTTCATACATTGACAATTGGAATGCAACttgatataatttctttttttttttttttttttttttggtttttcgagacagggtttctctgcatagctttgcgcctttcctggagctcacttggtagcccaggctggcctcgaactcacagagatccgcctggctctgcctcccgagtgctgggattaaaggcgtgcgccaccaccgcccggctttgataTAATTTCTTTAACAGACACCTTCAAAAGAATGTTAAAGCAagacaaggaaatgaaaaccaataTTACATAAAGAGGTGAATCatgtattttattacaaattCTCACTAGACAAAATACCTAAGAAGCTTGTATTTAAGAGCTGAATGTCTAAAAAAACAGAGGATGATTCTGTCATGCTTACCTGTTAGTTGCTTATTTGTATGCTACCCTAGATGCGTTTAATAGTTTAAACCATACAAAATTCACATATCTGCATCTTCCAAAATATATATTACCTaatatattaatttacttttctgTCTTATTAACTACTTAATTTTTATGTaacttaattaaataatttatgtttaaCTCACACATGACTGACTGCCAATGTTTCCCCCTTGTAATTCAACTACCAAGCTCCCTCTAGACTAGGCACTGACAATGacttattttcagttttcctgccacctcctctcctatgtgtcatttttttaataagcTGGTATTCACATGAAAATCCTCATACTGCATACTCAAAAAATAGAATATACTGATGCAAACACCAGGAACTCACTGGAGTCAGAAATAGAGTTCTGTACAGCAAAACCATATGGGAAGAGGTATCATGATGGTCAGGATGTAGGAGTAGAtatcagagcaaaacaaaacactgcagaggttaaaaaaaaaagaccacttaGTGATGATTAAACAGATAGTCACTGGGAAACATTAGAGCTGTATTCAGTGATCTGTTTGATACTGACCCAGAagagaaaaatactatttttccAACAAAGTTATGACAAATatgtgagcatatatatatatatatatatatatattaaccatGATTTGAATAATACacaatatacaattatatatactttttgtcaaaacatttcaaaaatatatagtatatatacatacatatatatatatatatatatttgtgtaacaGTTAAATCTTTATAATTCAAATTCACAGTATCTAAGCAAGAAGTAAAGGCACAATCACAGAGGTAAATGACAATATATTTTTCCCATCAAAGGAGCTTTAATTAGGCCTAAAACTTGTGGTCATTTATTGTGAGGAACCCAAGGCATGCACATTTAGAAGTGCAAAGTTATACATCTTGTATTTTCAAAGAATAGGCATAGAgaagaaccaaaaccaaaag of Peromyscus maniculatus bairdii isolate BWxNUB_F1_BW_parent chromosome 4, HU_Pman_BW_mat_3.1, whole genome shotgun sequence contains these proteins:
- the LOC143272958 gene encoding olfactory receptor 4F15-like; the encoded protein is MNEANYSEVSEFVFLGLSIYRPTQCFLFAFSTISYATIFLGNFSVVITVVFDSHLHSPMYFLLANLSFVDFCFSTSTVPKLISDLYSRNNTISFQGCIFQIFVLHVLGACEMVLLVAMAWDRYVAICKPLYYLTIMSPRMCLLLLIGAWIIGLIHSVAQLAFVVHLPFCGSNEIDSFYCDLPRFIKLACTDTYRMEFLVTADSGLISVTTFFLLIVSYIFILFTVWKQSLGSLSKALSTLSAHISVVVLFFGPCMFVYIWPFPNVPVDKFLAIVDFMITPILNPVIYTLRNKDMKVAMKRLSKQLLSRKSVC